In Candidatus Paracaedimonas acanthamoebae, a single window of DNA contains:
- a CDS encoding RNA pyrophosphohydrolase, translating to MKHSKKVLPPYRNGVGVILLNKENQVFIARRILPAKKSWQMPQGGIDDGETPEIAAFRELKEEIGTNNAQVLAESEVWHSYDFPPYLMGKLWNGNYRGQRQKWFLMRFLGKDTEINVATEHPEFCDWKWISIKELPALAISFKRKTYQALIDEFRLLAVSAKDE from the coding sequence TCTAAAAAGGTGCTTCCACCCTATCGTAATGGGGTTGGAGTTATACTTTTAAATAAAGAAAATCAAGTTTTTATCGCAAGGCGTATTCTCCCCGCAAAAAAATCTTGGCAAATGCCTCAAGGAGGCATTGATGACGGAGAGACACCTGAAATTGCAGCTTTTCGTGAATTAAAAGAAGAAATAGGAACAAATAATGCTCAAGTTTTAGCAGAATCTGAGGTTTGGCATAGCTATGACTTCCCTCCGTATCTCATGGGAAAATTATGGAATGGAAATTATCGCGGTCAACGCCAAAAATGGTTCTTGATGCGTTTCCTCGGGAAAGATACTGAAATTAATGTAGCAACTGAGCACCCAGAATTTTGTGACTGGAAGTGGATTAGTATTAAAGAATTACCTGCTCTTGCAATCTCATTTAAACGAAAAACATATCAGGCATTAATAGACGAATTTCGTCTGCTAGCTGTTTCAGCTAAAGATGAATAA
- the rsfS gene encoding ribosome silencing factor, with protein MMKINSKITTRSQVFDAGLISFIKNFLEDHKVEDISIIDLFNKSVMSDYLIIGTGRSQKHARMSIEILHLELAKQGYKQIVVEGLPNSEWVLLDAGSAIVHLFTSEMRDSYNLEKMWSSDFRSSHHLEEKVGA; from the coding sequence ATGATGAAAATAAATTCAAAAATAACTACCCGTTCTCAAGTTTTTGATGCAGGTCTTATTTCTTTTATTAAGAATTTCTTAGAAGATCATAAAGTTGAAGATATTTCTATAATTGATCTTTTCAATAAATCTGTGATGTCTGATTATTTAATTATTGGAACAGGACGTTCTCAAAAACATGCAAGAATGAGCATTGAAATTTTGCACTTAGAACTTGCAAAACAAGGATATAAACAAATTGTTGTTGAAGGGTTGCCTAATAGTGAATGGGTACTTTTAGATGCAGGATCAGCCATAGTCCATCTTTTTACATCTGAAATGCGAGATTCTTATAATCTCGAGAAAATGTGGTCTAGCGATTTTAGGTCATCTCATCATCTAGAAGAAAAGGTGGGGGCTTAA
- a CDS encoding DUF1284 domain-containing protein, which yields MLNFRPHHFLCTIGFVGEGYSPNFVKNYAKIVNKLEEDENTSIRVHFGTDSICAACPGKLARDLCMSQKKIDPLDDAHAKILELKNGEILTWKQAKGRLIKKMTFKAFHQACKRCNWKKLGVCETALRSLKSFSKTEKYLR from the coding sequence ATGCTAAATTTTCGTCCTCATCATTTCCTGTGTACGATAGGATTTGTGGGGGAAGGTTATTCGCCAAATTTCGTCAAGAACTATGCAAAGATCGTTAATAAGCTTGAGGAAGATGAAAACACTTCTATAAGAGTACATTTTGGAACAGATTCTATTTGTGCCGCTTGTCCTGGAAAATTGGCGCGCGACTTATGTATGAGTCAAAAAAAGATTGATCCCCTGGATGATGCGCACGCTAAGATTTTAGAGTTGAAGAATGGGGAAATTCTTACTTGGAAACAAGCCAAAGGGCGCCTTATAAAAAAAATGACCTTTAAAGCTTTTCATCAGGCCTGTAAGAGGTGCAATTGGAAAAAATTAGGGGTATGTGAAACTGCTTTAAGAAGTCTAAAATCTTTCTCTAAAACAGAAAAATATTTAAGGTAA
- the obgE gene encoding GTPase ObgE: MKFLDEAKIFLKSGDGGPGCVSFRREKFIEYGGPNGGDGGRGGDVIIEAIENLNTLIDYRYQQHFKAGRGHHGMGTNRTGANGHEVILKVPVGTQIYYDDKQTLLADFDKPGKRLVLLKGGIGGRGNTHFKSSVNQAPRRADTGMPGEELWVWLRLKLIADVGLVGLPNAGKSTFLSVTSRARPKIADYPFTTLHPQLGVVHVDNHEFVLADLPGLIEGAHEGVGLGTRFLGHVERCKVILHLVDSTLEDPIQAYKTIRAELESYGHGLADKKEIIAFNKIDALTEEEIQIKKRVLEETLEKPVYFLSAVSGTGVQPILRLLYENIQEFKSVDEQDSSL, encoded by the coding sequence ATGAAATTCCTTGATGAAGCAAAAATCTTTCTAAAGAGCGGTGATGGTGGCCCTGGATGCGTTAGTTTTCGCCGTGAAAAATTTATTGAATATGGAGGGCCTAACGGTGGTGATGGGGGACGTGGCGGCGATGTCATTATAGAAGCCATTGAAAATTTAAATACTCTAATCGATTATCGTTATCAGCAGCATTTTAAAGCAGGCCGCGGACACCATGGAATGGGAACTAATCGAACTGGTGCAAATGGGCATGAGGTCATTTTAAAAGTTCCTGTTGGGACCCAAATTTACTATGATGATAAACAAACCTTATTAGCTGATTTTGATAAGCCAGGAAAACGTCTTGTTTTATTGAAAGGTGGTATTGGTGGCCGTGGCAATACACACTTTAAATCTTCTGTTAATCAAGCCCCGCGCCGTGCTGATACGGGAATGCCTGGAGAAGAATTATGGGTTTGGTTGCGACTTAAGCTTATTGCTGATGTTGGTTTAGTTGGGCTGCCGAACGCTGGGAAATCAACTTTTCTTTCCGTCACTTCTCGAGCCAGACCTAAGATCGCAGATTATCCTTTTACGACACTCCATCCACAATTAGGTGTAGTGCATGTTGATAATCATGAATTTGTACTCGCAGATCTGCCAGGTCTTATTGAAGGAGCTCATGAAGGTGTTGGTCTCGGGACACGCTTTTTAGGGCATGTTGAACGGTGTAAAGTTATTCTACATCTCGTCGATAGTACATTAGAAGATCCTATTCAGGCTTACAAAACTATTCGGGCTGAGCTTGAAAGCTATGGTCATGGTCTTGCTGATAAAAAAGAAATCATTGCTTTTAATAAGATAGACGCTTTAACCGAAGAAGAAATACAAATCAAAAAAAGAGTTTTAGAAGAGACTTTAGAAAAACCTGTCTACTTTTTATCTGCGGTAAGCGGCACAGGAGTGCAGCCAATCTTACGTCTTCTTTATGAAAATATTCAAGAATTTAAGTCAGTAGACGAGCAAGATTCGTCTCTATAA
- the rplU gene encoding 50S ribosomal protein L21: MFAVIKTGGKQYKVSNGDVVKVERLEGEAGATLHLSDILMLGEESKMTVGAPVVQDAAVRATILEQARADKIIVFKKRRRQGYRRKAGHRQDLTVLRIEEVIASGAGSLPKYTAPKGNAVKSPSSDEKAPKVDAAPKATAKAKPAGEEKVKKASVKKETKK; this comes from the coding sequence ATGTTTGCAGTCATTAAGACAGGTGGAAAGCAGTATAAGGTCTCAAATGGAGACGTCGTTAAAGTTGAACGTTTGGAAGGGGAAGCAGGAGCAACTCTCCATCTAAGTGATATTTTGATGCTCGGTGAAGAGAGCAAGATGACTGTTGGTGCACCTGTTGTGCAAGATGCTGCAGTTCGTGCGACCATCTTAGAGCAAGCACGTGCCGACAAGATAATTGTTTTTAAAAAGCGTCGTCGCCAAGGGTATCGTCGTAAGGCGGGTCATCGCCAAGACCTAACTGTATTACGTATTGAAGAAGTGATTGCCTCTGGGGCGGGTTCACTCCCTAAATATACAGCTCCTAAAGGGAATGCTGTAAAATCACCATCTTCAGATGAAAAAGCACCAAAAGTTGATGCAGCACCAAAAGCAACGGCAAAAGCAAAACCAGCAGGTGAAGAAAAAGTTAAGAAAGCCTCTGTTAAAAAAGAGACAAAGAAGTAG
- the rpmA gene encoding 50S ribosomal protein L27, with product MAHKKAGGSSRNGRDSAGRRLGVKKYGGESVISGNIIVRQRGTKYHPGKNVGIGTDHTLFATTEGKVKFSSGLKGRTYVSIVTQ from the coding sequence ATGGCACATAAAAAAGCTGGTGGTAGTTCTCGTAACGGACGCGACTCAGCAGGTCGTCGTTTGGGCGTCAAAAAATATGGTGGTGAATCTGTGATTTCAGGAAATATAATTGTTCGTCAAAGAGGAACAAAGTATCATCCTGGTAAAAATGTTGGAATTGGAACGGATCATACCCTTTTTGCGACAACTGAAGGTAAAGTGAAATTTTCTTCAGGGCTTAAAGGTCGTACTTACGTTTCAATTGTTACTCAATAA
- a CDS encoding LD-carboxypeptidase translates to MNQSSVFKPTFSPLRIADTVAVVAPSFGAIEGLLEKARSFLSQWGLRIKVHSDLYGDDLLYANTDDKRLQCLIDAFYDEEVKAIWCLRGGAGAKRLIPFLEKLERPRHEKLFIGLSDITALHHFFHQAWGWTPIHGCTLTQLVKENANPAIIKEMQDVLFGTQSEVTFRDLIPLNLQAQELESVTASLVGGNLAVLQYSLGTDWQLQTSNKFLLLEDVNEKPYRIAEYLEHFKQARILKDLKALLLADFTYDHPEQDQSALLQEVFKKFATEVQFPIFRMTGVGHGSISRPFKIGGTAILNGQEQKLTCSFS, encoded by the coding sequence ATGAATCAATCTTCTGTCTTCAAACCAACTTTTTCACCTCTTCGTATTGCGGATACTGTGGCGGTTGTTGCGCCTTCTTTTGGAGCCATTGAGGGCCTTCTTGAGAAAGCACGTTCTTTTTTATCTCAGTGGGGGTTGCGTATAAAAGTTCATTCTGATCTCTACGGGGATGATCTTCTTTATGCCAATACCGATGATAAACGGCTTCAATGCTTAATAGATGCGTTTTATGATGAAGAAGTTAAGGCTATTTGGTGTCTGCGTGGTGGGGCAGGCGCTAAACGTTTAATCCCTTTCCTTGAAAAATTGGAACGACCGCGTCATGAGAAATTATTTATTGGGTTAAGTGATATCACGGCTCTTCATCATTTTTTTCATCAAGCATGGGGATGGACCCCCATTCATGGATGTACCTTAACTCAACTCGTCAAAGAAAACGCAAATCCTGCAATAATAAAAGAAATGCAGGATGTTCTTTTTGGGACACAATCAGAAGTCACTTTTAGGGATTTAATACCTTTAAATCTTCAAGCTCAAGAACTCGAAAGCGTAACGGCTTCTCTAGTGGGAGGAAATTTAGCCGTTTTGCAATATAGCCTTGGAACAGATTGGCAGCTTCAAACTAGTAATAAATTCTTATTATTAGAAGATGTAAATGAAAAACCTTATCGCATTGCTGAATATTTAGAGCATTTTAAACAAGCCAGAATTTTAAAAGATCTTAAAGCTTTGCTTTTGGCAGATTTTACTTATGATCATCCTGAGCAAGATCAAAGTGCTCTCTTACAAGAAGTTTTCAAAAAATTTGCGACAGAAGTCCAATTCCCTATTTTCCGAATGACAGGTGTTGGCCATGGAAGCATCAGTCGACCTTTTAAAATTGGAGGAACAGCTATATTGAATGGGCAAGAACAAAAACTTACTTGTTCTTTTAGCTAA
- a CDS encoding methylated-DNA--[protein]-cysteine S-methyltransferase, giving the protein MTYVYKTMPSPVGILKLISSDKGLTGILWENDTLGRVSFRSEIEEKDNPFLLDAEKQLKDYFTGKLKKFSLKLNFVGTEFQKKVWQALLTIPFGETRSYAQIAQQIGNPKAVRAVGAANGKNPLSIIAPCHRVIGTNGKLTGFAGGLETKAFLLKLENPDKRFDA; this is encoded by the coding sequence ATGACCTATGTTTATAAAACTATGCCCTCACCAGTTGGTATATTAAAATTAATTTCAAGTGATAAAGGTCTTACTGGAATTTTATGGGAAAATGATACACTTGGTCGCGTTTCTTTTAGGTCAGAGATAGAAGAAAAAGATAATCCTTTCCTTCTTGATGCTGAAAAGCAATTAAAAGACTATTTCACAGGAAAATTAAAAAAATTTTCTCTAAAGCTTAATTTTGTGGGCACTGAATTTCAAAAGAAAGTTTGGCAAGCTTTATTAACAATCCCTTTTGGTGAGACACGTAGCTATGCACAAATTGCCCAACAAATTGGCAATCCTAAGGCTGTAAGAGCCGTGGGCGCTGCAAATGGAAAAAATCCCCTTTCAATTATTGCTCCTTGCCACAGGGTGATCGGCACAAATGGAAAATTAACAGGATTTGCAGGTGGTCTTGAGACCAAAGCCTTCCTCTTAAAACTTGAAAATCCCGATAAGAGATTTGATGCTTAA
- a CDS encoding RDD family protein, whose product MNKSFEIDELRKTPEVRYMYAGFWIRATGWALDTLILTLVLTPIFISLMALTSYNNEISSQAKQVSASLQAVANFSFIFVAYILPLLLQWLYFSLQYSSKYQATLGMRVFGLRIISETGGAVSFSRATGRYFASFLSGVIFFIGRLIMPFMSRKQTLHDIMAGTYIIRKIEIEKK is encoded by the coding sequence GTGAACAAATCTTTTGAAATTGATGAGCTCAGAAAAACTCCAGAAGTAAGATATATGTATGCAGGATTTTGGATTCGTGCAACAGGATGGGCTTTAGATACATTAATTTTAACTCTTGTTTTAACCCCTATTTTTATAAGTTTAATGGCTTTAACAAGCTATAATAATGAGATTTCAAGCCAAGCAAAGCAGGTTTCCGCATCTTTGCAAGCAGTCGCAAATTTTTCATTTATTTTTGTAGCTTATATTCTTCCTTTATTGCTTCAATGGTTATACTTTTCGCTGCAATATTCTTCAAAATATCAAGCAACTCTTGGCATGAGGGTATTTGGTCTTAGGATAATTTCAGAAACAGGAGGGGCTGTTAGCTTTAGTCGTGCGACAGGTCGATACTTTGCTTCCTTCTTATCTGGCGTAATTTTTTTCATTGGGCGACTTATTATGCCTTTCATGTCACGTAAACAAACCTTACATGACATTATGGCGGGCACTTACATTATTCGCAAAATAGAAATCGAAAAGAAATAA